The Egibacteraceae bacterium genome segment ACCGCCTGCTCGCCCGCAACCGCTTCCGGCGCCGGCGGCTGCCCGCCTCGCAGACCGCCTCGGGACGCCGGCAGGTCGCCGGCGAGCGCGGGCACTGGCGGGAAGGTGGCAGCCTCGTCTTCCACACCTCCTTCTACCTGCTGCTCGCCGGCGCGGTGATCGCCCACACGTACGGCTTCACCGGGCAGCTCAACATCGTCGAGGGCTCGAGCTTCGCCGACACCCGCATCTCCTACGGGCTGGCCCAGCCGGGCCGCTCGTTCGGCCTGGACGACCACCGGGGGTTCGTCGTCACCCTCGACGACTTCACCGTCCGGTACCACGACGCAGAGGTCGCCGGTGGCTGGCTGGCGAGCGACTTCGTGTCGACCATCACCATCAGCGAGGACGGCCGGGCGGTGCGCACCGAGCAGGTGCGCGTCAACCATCCCGTCAAGCACGACGGCATGAAGATCTACCAGGCGCGCTTCGGCATGGCGCCGCGCGTCGTCGTGCGCGCCGGGGACACGGTCGTCTTCGACGAGCGGGTCATGCTCTCCGACGCGGGCTCGGGGGTGTGGACCGGTGTGGCGAAGGTCTCCACCGGCGGGGGCAGCGGCGACGACGCACGCCCGCAGATCGCCCTCGACATGGTGTTCCTCGCCAACGCCGCCGTCGACGACAGCGGGGTGCCCTACAGCCGCTCACCCGAAGCGGACAACCCCCGCCTCATCGCCGACCTCTACGTCGGCGACCTCGGCCTCGAGCGGCCGGTTCCGGCGAGCGAGTTCGACCGGGAGGAGGGCACGCGGCTGGACCCACCGGCGATCCTCGCCGAGGGCGGATCGGCCGCCATGGCCGGGGGCAACCTCACCGTCGAGTTCCCCGAGCTCGCGATGTGGTCGGGTTTCCAGGTGAGCCACGCGCCCGCCCGGTGGCTGCTGCTGCTCGCCGGGATGCTCATGCTCACCGGGCTGCTACCATCCCTCTACAGCTACCGGCGTCGGCTGTGGGTGGAGGCCTGTGAGGCCGACGGCCCCACCCGCGTGACGATCGCGGGGGTGGCCCTCCAGCGAAAGACCGCGTTCGCCGACGAGTTCGCCCGTCTCGCCGGCGAGCTCGAGTTCCAACTCCAGGTGAAGGAGAAGGCCGGCTGATGGTCAACACGGCGCTCGCCGAGACGTCCACCACCCTCTTCCACGCGGCGTTCCTCACCTACATCGTCGCCATGGTCGGGTACTTCTTCCGCCTCGCGTTCACCCACGTGCGGGCCGACGGCACGGCGGCCGGCACCCGTGCCGGCACCCGCGTCGGCCAGCTCGGCACCGCCCTCGCAGTGCTCGGCGTCGCCCTGCACGCGGGCAGCGTCCTCACGCGCGGCTTGTCGGTCATGCGCGTCCCGCTCGGCAACATGTACGAGTACTCCTCGTTCATGGCCCTCGTCGCCATCGCCGTCGGTCTCCTCGTCGTCCAGCGGCGGATGGGCTACGGCCACGTCATGGGCTTCGTGCTCGCTGCCGGGATCCTCATGATGGCCTCGGGCCTGCTGCTGTTCGTCGAGGCCAGCCCGGTCATGCCGGCCCTGCAGAGCTACTGGCTGAAGATCCACGTGTCGTCGATGATGGCCTCCGGCGCGATCTTCATGGTCGCCTTCGCGGTCACGGCGCTCTACCTCGTCAAGGACACGGCCGAGCGCCGGGTCTTCCGCCAGGGGCGCATCGGGGCGTCGTCGGTCGGGGCGGCGAAGGTCGCGCCGCCCGAGGAGGACCGGCCCCCGGGCTACGAGGCGGACGGTGACCTCGACGGTCGTGGTCCGCTCGCGGCCCTCGCGCAACGCGACGTCCTGTCGCCGGTGCTGTTCCCGGTCGTGCCGTTCCTCGTCGTCGGCGTGTTCACCCTCGTGGTATGGCGCGCGCCGGCCGCGGCGCTCATCGCATCGAGCGTGGCGGCGCTGCTCGGCACCGCCGCCTGGTACGCCGTGCCGACGCTGCCGTCGGCCGCCCGGCTCGACAACCTCGCCTACCGCGTCATCGCGTTCGGCTTCCCGATCTTCACCTTCGGGGTCATCGCCGGGGCGATCTGGGCGGAGGAGGCATGGGGCCGCTACTGGGGCTGGGACCCGAAGGAGACCGGCTCGTTCTTCACGTGGACGCTCTACGCGGCCTACCTGCACGCCCGCTCGACGGTGGGTTGGCGCGGCCGGCGGGCCGCCTGGGTGGCGGTGACCGCCTTCGTGGCGCTCATGGTCACCTACTACGCGGTGAACCTCTGGGTCGTCGGCCTGCACTCCTACGCGGGCGTGTAGGTCCCTTTGGCGGCGCTCTTCGGGCTCCTCGCCGCCGCCGGGTACGGGACCGCCGACTTCCTCGGCGGATGGGCGTCCCGGCGTGAGGGCGTCCTACCGGTGGTGCTCGGGTCCCAGGCGGCGGGGCTCGTGGCCCTGCTCGTCGTGCTCGTCCCTTCGACGGCGGGGACACCGACGGCCGCGGCGCTCGGGTGGGGGAGCGCCGCGGGCACGATGGTCGCCCTGGGCCTCGTCGTCTACCTCCGCGCGCTCGCCGGCGCCCGCATGGGTGTCGTGGCGCCGACGACGTCGGTGGTGACGGTGGCCCTGCCCGTGTGCGTCGGCCTGCTGCTCGGCGAGCAGCCCTCGACCCTCCAGCTCGCCGGGATCGCCGTCGCGGTCGCCGCTGTGGCGCTCGTGTCGCTCGCGCCCGCCCCGGCCGGTGACCCTGTCGCCGTCGCGCCCGCGGGCCCCTGCCCCCCCGCGGTCGCACCGGCTGTCCCGCCGGCCGTCCCCTGCTCGCCGGACCAGGCGGGCGGGCGGCGCGGCGCACGTCCTCCCGGAGTCGTCGGCGCGCTCGCGTCCGGTGTGCTGTTCGGCCTCTTCTTCGTCTTCATGGACCGCGCCGGGCCCGGGTCGGCACTGTGGCCGTTGCTCGCCGCCAACGTCGCCTCGTTCGCTGTCGTCGCCGGGGTCGTGGCGGCGAGACGTCGACCGTGGCGCCCGGGGGCGGGCTCCCTGCCCGCGATCGTCGGCGCGGGCGTGATCGGCACCGCCGCGAGCCTCGCGTTCCTGCTCGCCGTGCGCCGGGGCATGCTGTCGCTCGCCAGCGTGCTCGCGTCCCTGTCACCGGCGACGACGGTCGTCCTCGCCCGAATCGTCGTGCGTGAGCGCCTGGCGCCGCTCCAGCTCGCCGGGCTCGGCGCAGCCGTCGCCGGGGTCGCGCTCATCGGGGCCGGCTGACGGGGCGCCGCCCGTCGCCGGGCGGGGGCACCGCCGGCCGCTACTCCTCGTCGAGCAGGTGCGCCGGAGGAGGCGGCAGGTCGGTGCGGGGAAGGCTCGCCCGGTCGACGGCGTCCGCGCCGTCCTCGGGGCACACCGGCTCCCATGGGTGCAGCAGCCGCCGGCAGCGTGGACAGGCGCGCTCGTCGAGGTCGACCTCGAGGCCCGAACCGCCGCCGGGGCGCTCGTCGTTGGTGGGTTTCCTGGCGAAGATGCCCATCGGCCCAGTCTAGGGGGCGGGGCATCCTTCACTCGTAGAGCATCGCGGGCGTCAGCACCCCGCGGCCGTCACGCGCGACGACGTGGAGGTCCGGGGGCACCCCGTAGGGCGATGCGCCGAGCGTCGCGCGGAGCCGCCCGCGTTCGGCGTCCCCGTCGACGCCGGTCGCCCAGAACGCGGCCGCGGCGGCCACGGCGGTGGTGCCGCGCAGGGCGAGGGCGTCGACGCCGACCTCGGAGGCACCCGACGCCCACCACGGGCCGCACGCCGTCCCCTCGCGCGCGCCGAGCCAGTTGCGGGCGATCGTCGCGAGTCCTTTCGCCTGGCTCGCCGCCACGACGTCGCGGCTGGCCGCAAGCACCCCGGCGCCGCGGCCGAGCTCGAACGCTTCGCGGTGGGGCCCGACCACCGCCATCCACAGCCGAAGGAACGGATCGCGGACCTCGTAGCGCACCCGCCGGGTCCGCCGCGGGTCCTCACCGATCGGGGTCAGCCGATCGAGCAGGCTCAGCCGCTCGAGTGCGGTGAGCGCCTCGCTCGTCGTGGCCGGCGCGAGCCCCGCGCGTTCACGCAACGCGGTGAAGGTGTCCGCCCCGAGCGCCACGAGCTCGAGCAGCCGTGAGGGTGCCGACCCCACCGGCAGCTCCTGGAGGACGACGGTCATCTCGTCGCCGAGCGGCGCGCCGGGCCCGTCGAGCAGGTCGGCGAGGTTCGTGAGCGCGTCGTGCCGGGGGTCCCACAGCGCGAGGTAGCGGGGCATCCCACCCACCGTCGTGTACGCCTCGACCCAGGCGGCGGGATCGTCGCCTCCGATCAGCAGGCCGGCCTCGCGCCACCCGAACGGGGCGAGGCGCAGGTGCGCGTCCGCGCGCCCGAACAGCGGCGCGTCCGCGGCGACCAGCTCCTCCATCAACCCCACGTGGCTGCCGGCGAGGACGACCGACAGCCTCGCGTCGCCGCGGTGGTCCCAGCGGGCCTGCAGCGTCGAGGCCAGCGCGGGGTCGGACCCGCAGAGATAGGGGAACTCGTCGAGGACGAGCAGCAGCGCCTCGCTCCGCCCGCGGGCGAGCAGGTAGCCGAGGGCAGCGTCCCACGACTCGAGGTGGCCGAGGTCGAGCAGGTCGCCGGGGGCGGGCGGCACCGCGGCCCGGATGCGCTCCTCGAGCCGGCGCAGCGCCTCGCTGACCGGCGCGCGGGTGCCTGGCAGGAAGATCGCCGGCCGGTCCGACGCCTGGCAGAAGCGGTCGAGCAGCGCGGTCTTGCCGACCCGCCGGCGGCCCGAGACGATCGCGAGCCCCGGCTGCGCGCCACAGGCCCGGTCCAGTGCCGCGAGCTCCCGTTCACGATTAACGAAGTTCGCCATAGGCGAAGTTTGGCACAGCCGAACGGAAATCCGGGGAGGTGGTTCGGGCGCGGGACGGCGGGGCCGGCTCAGGCCTCCGTATCGACCGCCGAGGTGCCGGGGCCGCGCTCGAGACCGCCGCGGCGGGTGTTACCACCGGCCCACACGCCGCCCGCGACGACGAGGCCGATGCCCGCTGCGAGGGCGACGCCGCTTGGGAGCCCGAAACCGAGGATCGCGAGCACGACGCCCACGGCGACCACGACGAGCGGCAGCCGCTGCGGGCCCGCGTCGATGCCACCGTGGGGTCCGCCGCCGGGGCGGGGGATGGCGTCGACCTCCTCGTCGGGCAGGCGCGCGAAGTCCGACTCGTAGCCGCGCTCGAGGATGCGCTCGTTGTTCTCCTGTGCGGGTCCCGGCACCTCGCGCTGCTCGCTCACCGTCGCTCCCTTCGTCCTCCGTGCGCGTTCGTACCCGGTTGGCGTCACGCGCACCCCCTCTGCACCGCTTGCCCGTATCCTTCGACCGGACGCCAGGGGACCCGCCCGCTGGGGAAGCCGGTCCGCATCCAGGCGTCAGCCAGCCGAGGATCTGGAGAGTTCATGCGCGTCAAGGCCCTGCTGCTCGTGCTCGCCCTCGCTCTCGCGGGGACCGGCTGCGACCGCGGCGAGGACAGGCCCGGTAGGCCGGAGGGCACGACCGCGCCGGGCGAGACGTCCCCCGACGGGCCCGCGACCGATGAGGCGCTCGAACGCGTCGCCGAGGCCGCCCAGAACACCCTCGACGAGGGCACGGCGCGGTTCACCCTCGTCGTCCACGCGGACGACATGGGCGCCGCCACGGGACAGCCCACGACGATCGAGGGGGAGGGGGAGGACGACTTCGGCGCGGACCGGCGGCGGCTGAGCGCGGGCGCCGAGGGCGAGCAGGAGATCATCGTCGACGGCGCGGAAGCGTACTTGCTCCTGCCCGCTCGCGGGGTCGAGCAGTGGGGCCGCCTCGACCTCGGTGAACGGTCGGCTGGGGCAGCGGGCGCCCTCGGTGGCGCGGGCCCGCTCGCGCTGCGCAACAGCCGCGGGATCCTCGCGCTGCTCACCGACCAGGCAACGGAGGCGCGGGATGCCGGCGAGGACGACGTCGACGGGCAGGAGGCGACGCGCTACGAGGTGACGGTCCCGCTCGCCGGCTCCGGTCGGGGCGAGGGCGGTGACGCGGCGGGCGGCGAGGAGCTTGCCATGGACGTCTGGGTCGACGCCGACGACCGCGTCCGCCAGGTCGCCTACACCACGCAGGTCACGCCGGCCGCCCCGCCCGACGACGCGGGCGGGGACGCGCCCGACGACGCGGCCGACGACGCGGGCGGGGACGCCGCCGACGACGCGCAGGCCGAGGGGTACGCCGTCGCGGTCACCCTCACCTACGTCGAGTTCGGCGTCGAGGTCGAAATCGAGCTGCCCGAGGAGGAGATGATCTTCGACCTCGGCGGGTAGGCGGGCCGGGAGCCGGGCCCCGGGCGGGCCGGTCGGCGGTCAGGTCTCGACGGTCAGGTCTCGGCCGGGGGGGCGACCTTGCCGAGCGCCGAGCGGGACAGCGCGTCGACGACGGCGAGCTCGCGGGGTGCGGCGTAGGCGGCTGTCCGCTCGGCGACGAAGGCGCGCAGCTCGTCGAGCCGGGGCGGCCGCGCCGGGTCGGCGGGCACGACCGTGGCGACGACCCGCTGACCCCACTCGGGGTCCGGTCGACCGGTGACCGCCGCGTCGGCGACGAGCGGGTGGGTGCGCAGCAACGCGGCCACGCCGTCGGCGGCGACGTTGTGCCCGCCGGTGACGATGACGTCGTCGGCGCGCCCGCGCACCTCCAGGCGCCCGTCCGGTCGGAGGCGTCCGACATCGTTCGTGCGAAACCAGCCGTCGACGAGCAGGCCGTCCCGCGGGTGGCCCCGGTAGCCGGACAGCAGCACCGGTCCGCGCACCGCGATGCGCCCGTCCTCGTCGACGGTGACGTCGACGCCGTCGAGGGGCACCCCGTCGTACACGCAGCCCCCGCACGTCTCGGTCAACCCGTAGCTCTCGACAACGCGGGCGCCCGCCGCCCGCGCCCGTGCGAGCAGGCCAGGGGGTGGCGCCGCCCCGCCGAGCAGGATCGCCCGG includes the following:
- a CDS encoding cytochrome c biogenesis protein ResB, with product MTETTAPAETRPRPPHPGGGGRLPVIPGPWETAVRAWRRLRRMSTALMLLFALAVTSILATFIPQQPLVPTTVADWRTGEAGPGAAVAQAFDALGLFDVFGTWWFTALTVLLFVSLTGCLLPRWRAFARVVRRRPVAGRNLTRLTNHREIVSEATPDAVLAAADRLLARNRFRRRRLPASQTASGRRQVAGERGHWREGGSLVFHTSFYLLLAGAVIAHTYGFTGQLNIVEGSSFADTRISYGLAQPGRSFGLDDHRGFVVTLDDFTVRYHDAEVAGGWLASDFVSTITISEDGRAVRTEQVRVNHPVKHDGMKIYQARFGMAPRVVVRAGDTVVFDERVMLSDAGSGVWTGVAKVSTGGGSGDDARPQIALDMVFLANAAVDDSGVPYSRSPEADNPRLIADLYVGDLGLERPVPASEFDREEGTRLDPPAILAEGGSAAMAGGNLTVEFPELAMWSGFQVSHAPARWLLLLAGMLMLTGLLPSLYSYRRRLWVEACEADGPTRVTIAGVALQRKTAFADEFARLAGELEFQLQVKEKAG
- the ccsB gene encoding c-type cytochrome biogenesis protein CcsB, yielding MVNTALAETSTTLFHAAFLTYIVAMVGYFFRLAFTHVRADGTAAGTRAGTRVGQLGTALAVLGVALHAGSVLTRGLSVMRVPLGNMYEYSSFMALVAIAVGLLVVQRRMGYGHVMGFVLAAGILMMASGLLLFVEASPVMPALQSYWLKIHVSSMMASGAIFMVAFAVTALYLVKDTAERRVFRQGRIGASSVGAAKVAPPEEDRPPGYEADGDLDGRGPLAALAQRDVLSPVLFPVVPFLVVGVFTLVVWRAPAAALIASSVAALLGTAAWYAVPTLPSAARLDNLAYRVIAFGFPIFTFGVIAGAIWAEEAWGRYWGWDPKETGSFFTWTLYAAYLHARSTVGWRGRRAAWVAVTAFVALMVTYYAVNLWVVGLHSYAGV
- a CDS encoding DMT family transporter; its protein translation is MAALFGLLAAAGYGTADFLGGWASRREGVLPVVLGSQAAGLVALLVVLVPSTAGTPTAAALGWGSAAGTMVALGLVVYLRALAGARMGVVAPTTSVVTVALPVCVGLLLGEQPSTLQLAGIAVAVAAVALVSLAPAPAGDPVAVAPAGPCPPAVAPAVPPAVPCSPDQAGGRRGARPPGVVGALASGVLFGLFFVFMDRAGPGSALWPLLAANVASFAVVAGVVAARRRPWRPGAGSLPAIVGAGVIGTAASLAFLLAVRRGMLSLASVLASLSPATTVVLARIVVRERLAPLQLAGLGAAVAGVALIGAG
- a CDS encoding ATP-binding protein, whose translation is MANFVNRERELAALDRACGAQPGLAIVSGRRRVGKTALLDRFCQASDRPAIFLPGTRAPVSEALRRLEERIRAAVPPAPGDLLDLGHLESWDAALGYLLARGRSEALLLVLDEFPYLCGSDPALASTLQARWDHRGDARLSVVLAGSHVGLMEELVAADAPLFGRADAHLRLAPFGWREAGLLIGGDDPAAWVEAYTTVGGMPRYLALWDPRHDALTNLADLLDGPGAPLGDEMTVVLQELPVGSAPSRLLELVALGADTFTALRERAGLAPATTSEALTALERLSLLDRLTPIGEDPRRTRRVRYEVRDPFLRLWMAVVGPHREAFELGRGAGVLAASRDVVAASQAKGLATIARNWLGAREGTACGPWWASGASEVGVDALALRGTTAVAAAAAFWATGVDGDAERGRLRATLGASPYGVPPDLHVVARDGRGVLTPAMLYE
- a CDS encoding AMP-binding protein, with translation MDRIEPELVALRVAPGPAFVDALDAVWARGDAAAPLAPDLPAPALARALAALRPTAIVDEAGERRLDGGQPVAPGTALVVATSGSTGEPKGVELSGAALAASARASVARLGAAAGRDRWLCCLPTSHVAGIGVLMRARLLGTAPVVHPRFDPAAVAVADATMVSLVPTMLHRLLDAGADLRRFRAILLGGAAPPPGLLARARAAGARVVESYGLTETCGGCVYDGVPLDGVDVTVDEDGRIAVRGPVLLSGYRGHPRDGLLVDGWFRTNDVGRLRPDGRLEVRGRADDVIVTGGHNVAADGVAALLRTHPLVADAAVTGRPDPEWGQRVVATVVPADPARPPRLDELRAFVAERTAAYAAPRELAVVDALSRSALGKVAPPAET